From a region of the Neobacillus niacini genome:
- a CDS encoding S8 family serine peptidase, producing MKKSKKYVFKVMSTAALTSLIFSSSFTVFAESNDTTPQSQTIGQTAEQGRPLFFNKDKEETSKDDLYSKDFKKEGSAKPYNPNDSVRLIVEVEQPTEIDKNAKNKKTLYKQKQDKVIDEISKKNKSKSKSPTRVKHRFFEGFNGFSLETEFQNIKGIQSIPGVTNVHIANTFQPTMGASKELVQAQKVWNEYGYKGEGLLVAVVDSGIDYTHKDMKLSDKAKEKEKWTQASINSKFQETEVNEVWYTDKVPTGYDWADNDTNVIPGPDGSSHGTHVAGTVGASGDETNGGVEGIAPGVQLLAEKVFSDNGGGAYEDDVIAGIEHAVTMGADVINMSLGVDSGFVSEEDVPIQKAIRVATENGTLVVAAAGNASYSTKNNLIFSSLNPYAENPDIGVVGSPSISPYAVSVASYENSKIHFNTLADAIGYQLPYQDQTQYNFKLSKSLSPDQSYDLVYVGNGLKKADYLDQNGQPKVKGKIAVIKLEDQYSHYSTLQFDAERYGEAIAVMIIPPDNMADYPYLGLSPYSIPAATTGKAVGQELINKLTSGEMVQMKLSGGTWIENGKKDLMSDFSSIGSPHTLDFKPEISAPGGNIYSTVPGNDYEVMSGTSMATPHVAGGSALLLQALYEKGLPHSENTVLKAKLALMNTAKVVMDPRTNGAVPYSPRVQGSGLMQIQNAIHTPVIVTSRNTPLEQAGAVALKEMGQNTSFKLNVEAFDTRKGIKDDIEYLVYVDVLKDKTEMKEFDLDNDGTLDSKEYLTLTSDRINGVNVTVNDKKVTQTEGAAIKIKPGQTKTLTVNVALPDSLKKNSFVEGFVRLVPVVKDQDKAVPLSIPYMGFYGKWDEPQNIDPAAWEKDAFLGYTALWDDTSERYPMGYDPATGRFNLNHIAFSPNFFTNGVYSTFTTLRNLQKTEMYIEDHSGNIIQNLGDFSEYTGKPWKFGKNIMAYGDYRFGGYLWDMKDKSGQFVPDGVYQYVIKTTLDYTNAKPQVVKMPIKVDSTAPTISDIQVTPKDGKYEISFKAKDNENGSDFLGAVLWVDGQYKDIAPGESSLIVNNEPKSVVVLAADYAYNQSYAVWGDPSYVNQDMIISFIYVSPTQNINKNNPAQIISYASNRIDWTINIKDVNGKIVDSFEVKNEHTLRTQWTPKSDLPDGTYYMSADLVTKSGLKATTQPEQITVQQQP from the coding sequence ATGAAGAAAAGTAAAAAGTATGTATTTAAGGTAATGTCCACCGCCGCTTTAACCTCATTAATTTTTTCATCATCATTTACTGTTTTTGCAGAAAGCAATGACACAACACCACAATCTCAAACGATTGGTCAAACTGCGGAACAAGGAAGGCCTTTATTTTTTAATAAAGATAAGGAAGAAACCAGTAAAGATGATTTGTATTCTAAAGACTTTAAAAAGGAAGGTTCGGCTAAACCATATAACCCAAATGATAGTGTTCGTTTAATCGTAGAAGTTGAACAACCAACAGAAATTGATAAAAACGCAAAAAATAAAAAAACATTATATAAGCAAAAGCAAGACAAAGTAATTGATGAAATCTCAAAGAAAAATAAATCTAAATCAAAATCTCCTACAAGAGTAAAGCATCGTTTTTTTGAAGGGTTTAATGGATTTAGTTTAGAAACCGAGTTTCAGAATATTAAAGGTATCCAGTCTATTCCAGGGGTTACGAATGTACATATTGCAAACACATTCCAGCCAACTATGGGAGCAAGTAAGGAATTGGTACAAGCCCAAAAAGTATGGAACGAATATGGTTATAAAGGTGAAGGCTTACTTGTAGCAGTTGTTGATTCCGGTATTGATTACACGCACAAAGATATGAAACTATCTGATAAAGCAAAAGAAAAAGAAAAATGGACTCAGGCAAGCATCAATTCTAAATTTCAAGAGACAGAAGTAAACGAAGTTTGGTATACCGATAAGGTACCAACAGGTTATGATTGGGCAGACAACGATACAAATGTCATTCCTGGACCAGATGGAAGTTCTCATGGTACGCACGTTGCTGGTACTGTTGGCGCAAGCGGAGATGAAACAAATGGTGGTGTAGAAGGGATTGCACCAGGCGTTCAGCTATTAGCTGAGAAGGTATTTTCAGATAATGGCGGAGGAGCCTATGAGGATGATGTTATCGCAGGAATCGAACATGCTGTTACAATGGGTGCAGATGTTATCAACATGAGTTTAGGCGTTGATTCAGGCTTTGTAAGTGAAGAAGATGTTCCTATTCAAAAAGCTATTCGTGTGGCAACAGAAAATGGTACCCTTGTTGTCGCAGCAGCTGGTAATGCATCATACAGTACAAAAAATAATCTAATTTTCTCTTCTTTAAATCCATATGCAGAAAATCCCGATATTGGAGTAGTAGGTTCACCATCGATAAGTCCATATGCCGTATCTGTTGCTTCCTATGAAAATTCAAAAATTCATTTTAATACTTTAGCTGATGCAATTGGTTATCAGCTTCCTTACCAAGATCAAACGCAATATAACTTTAAGCTATCAAAATCTTTATCACCTGATCAAAGTTATGATCTGGTATATGTAGGTAACGGACTTAAAAAAGCCGATTATTTGGATCAAAATGGTCAACCAAAAGTAAAAGGTAAAATTGCAGTGATCAAACTAGAGGATCAATATTCCCACTATTCAACTTTGCAATTTGATGCGGAACGTTATGGAGAAGCTATAGCCGTTATGATTATTCCACCAGATAATATGGCAGACTACCCATACCTCGGCTTAAGCCCTTATTCCATTCCAGCAGCTACAACCGGAAAAGCGGTTGGTCAAGAATTGATCAATAAACTTACAAGTGGTGAAATGGTTCAGATGAAATTATCAGGCGGCACTTGGATAGAAAATGGAAAGAAAGACTTGATGTCGGATTTTTCATCCATTGGTTCCCCGCATACTTTAGATTTTAAGCCAGAGATTTCTGCTCCCGGTGGAAATATCTATTCCACTGTACCAGGAAATGACTATGAAGTAATGAGCGGAACATCCATGGCAACGCCTCATGTTGCAGGCGGTTCAGCATTGTTACTGCAGGCACTTTATGAAAAAGGATTGCCACATTCAGAAAATACGGTTTTAAAAGCAAAACTAGCACTAATGAATACAGCAAAGGTTGTTATGGATCCACGAACAAATGGTGCTGTACCGTATTCACCAAGAGTACAAGGATCTGGATTAATGCAAATTCAAAATGCCATTCATACACCAGTCATTGTCACAAGTAGAAACACGCCTTTAGAACAAGCAGGAGCTGTTGCTCTAAAAGAAATGGGTCAAAATACAAGTTTTAAATTAAACGTTGAAGCATTTGATACTCGTAAAGGTATTAAAGATGATATTGAATACCTTGTTTATGTTGATGTGCTAAAAGATAAGACTGAAATGAAAGAATTTGATTTAGACAATGATGGTACTTTGGACTCCAAGGAGTATCTAACCTTAACAAGTGACCGTATTAATGGTGTAAATGTCACTGTGAATGATAAAAAAGTAACACAAACAGAAGGAGCAGCTATTAAAATTAAACCCGGTCAAACAAAAACGCTAACAGTTAATGTAGCTTTACCGGATTCATTAAAGAAAAATAGTTTTGTAGAAGGGTTTGTCCGCCTGGTCCCAGTAGTAAAAGACCAAGATAAAGCCGTACCTTTATCCATTCCTTATATGGGCTTCTATGGAAAATGGGACGAGCCACAAAATATTGACCCTGCAGCATGGGAGAAAGATGCATTTTTAGGCTATACCGCCCTTTGGGATGATACATCAGAACGTTATCCAATGGGATATGATCCCGCTACAGGAAGATTTAATCTTAATCATATTGCTTTCTCGCCGAACTTCTTTACTAATGGTGTCTATTCTACTTTTACTACTTTACGTAATTTACAAAAAACCGAAATGTATATCGAAGATCACTCCGGAAATATCATTCAAAATTTAGGTGACTTTAGCGAATATACCGGTAAACCATGGAAATTCGGAAAAAATATTATGGCATATGGTGATTATCGATTTGGCGGATATTTATGGGATATGAAGGATAAGTCTGGACAGTTTGTACCTGATGGAGTTTATCAATATGTGATTAAAACGACATTAGATTACACTAATGCAAAACCCCAGGTTGTGAAAATGCCAATTAAAGTCGACTCAACTGCTCCAACAATTTCTGATATCCAAGTAACGCCAAAGGATGGAAAATATGAAATTTCCTTTAAGGCAAAAGATAATGAAAATGGAAGTGACTTTTTAGGAGCTGTCCTTTGGGTTGATGGACAATATAAGGATATAGCTCCAGGAGAAAGCTCTTTAATTGTAAATAATGAACCAAAAAGTGTAGTCGTCTTAGCGGCAGACTATGCCTATAATCAATCGTACGCAGTTTGGGGAGATCCAAGCTATGTTAATCAAGACATGATCATTTCTTTTATCTATGTAAGTCCGACTCAAAATATTAACAAAAATAATCCAGCACAAATTATTAGTTACGCGTCAAACAGAATAGACTGGACAATTAATATTAAAGATGTAAATGGAAAGATAGTCGATTCATTTGAAGTGAAAAATGAACACACACTTCGAACCCAATGGACACCTAAATCGGATCTGCCAGATGGTACGTATTACATGTCGGCTGATCTCGTTACAAAAAGTGGCCTTAAAGCGACAACACAGCCTGAACAAATAACAGTTCAACAACAGCCATAA
- a CDS encoding oxygenase MpaB family protein: MLYTDEFLEKLRMEGDPVTDRIIGELFKNSQVGSVNKLLKQLMYNDQEYPEELPDTIEFWLKDTAYCPDGVDFARIRNATDLFREHGIAITFLLSTSSLVNCYAARKGVKVLTFSYRLGQDAYRRIAETGQFVLHVMAPGGLEPGGQGIKAIQKVRLMHSAIRHLVQKTGRWDEEENGIPICQEDLLGTLLTFSIVIIDGLRHLGMKVTAKQAEDYLYFWKVVGIMLGVRKDIIPETMEEAIQLEKMIKKRHHGPSPEGVQMTRALLDFHAHLIPGQMFDNIIPTLIRETVGDDIADWMEVPHSNWQNLMKYKELMGFFLDSDYTGFFGSMVNRLGLALIKRQSLAMTDYEYTPFLIPTELRKVWGIEEKIV, encoded by the coding sequence ATGTTATATACAGACGAGTTTTTGGAGAAGTTACGGATGGAAGGCGATCCAGTAACGGACCGAATAATTGGAGAATTGTTCAAGAATAGTCAGGTTGGTTCCGTAAATAAATTGTTGAAGCAATTAATGTACAATGACCAAGAGTATCCGGAAGAGCTGCCAGATACCATAGAATTTTGGCTCAAGGATACTGCTTATTGCCCAGACGGAGTGGACTTTGCCAGAATAAGAAACGCAACTGATTTATTTCGAGAACATGGCATTGCCATCACCTTCTTATTATCAACATCCTCACTTGTGAATTGTTACGCAGCACGTAAAGGTGTAAAGGTCCTTACATTCAGTTATCGTTTAGGTCAGGATGCATACCGCAGGATAGCAGAAACAGGGCAATTTGTTCTTCATGTCATGGCGCCAGGCGGACTTGAACCCGGGGGACAAGGTATCAAAGCTATTCAAAAAGTCCGTTTAATGCATTCAGCCATTCGGCACTTGGTTCAAAAGACCGGCAGATGGGATGAAGAAGAAAATGGCATCCCCATCTGTCAGGAGGATCTGCTAGGTACCCTATTAACTTTTTCCATTGTCATCATAGACGGGCTTCGCCATTTAGGTATGAAAGTAACAGCAAAACAGGCGGAAGATTACCTATACTTTTGGAAAGTCGTCGGAATCATGCTGGGAGTTCGGAAGGATATTATCCCAGAAACCATGGAAGAAGCAATTCAGTTGGAAAAAATGATTAAAAAAAGACATCATGGACCGTCTCCTGAAGGGGTCCAGATGACCCGTGCCCTACTTGATTTTCATGCACACCTCATTCCCGGTCAGATGTTTGACAACATAATCCCTACTCTAATTCGAGAAACCGTAGGGGACGACATAGCAGACTGGATGGAAGTTCCGCACTCCAATTGGCAAAACCTTATGAAATACAAAGAGCTAATGGGTTTTTTCCTTGATTCGGACTATACAGGCTTTTTTGGAAGTATGGTAAACCGGCTTGGGTTAGCCTTAATTAAGCGCCAATCACTTGCTATGACTGATTATGAATATACTCCATTTCTCATACCAACCGAACTGCGAAAGGTTTGGGGAATTGAGGAAAAAATAGTATAA